The Helianthus annuus cultivar XRQ/B chromosome 15, HanXRQr2.0-SUNRISE, whole genome shotgun sequence genomic sequence CGACCGAACAATGCCGATGATGGTATCagtcttgacaaacaaaacgaATAACGACCGAACAACGTCGACACCAGTATTAGTATATGCATAAAAATATATAGGCTTTTAATCCATTTAGTTTCTAAATAATTTGATTTTCCCCCGATAACTCACgttcattatttttttataaagttgAATACGCAAGTTCGTTTAATATTTTTTCCCATCTTCCTTTATTAACTTtgtccaaaaagatttttttctttttagtaCCGAGACAAAGCAAATCGATACCGACATTGATACCAATATAGTTATTATTGGAACTGGCGCTGGTATTCGTTTTGATGGTTTCCaatgtaaaacacattcttttggACATATCATGACTATAAATTAAGTGACAATGTAACGAATCAATTCCCTTCCCCATCGAATTCCCTTATATAACGATCCGATCCGAACTGATACCGAGCGAGTTCCCGCTGCATCACGCGGACAAATCCACCTATTTTATATTATTTGGGATGAAAAtttgaataaataaaataaatataaaaccttttATTCTTGAACCTTGTTTACTTAGCCTTTTTGTTAGAAAATGCCCAAACCAAAAGCCCAAAGCCCACCCCATTTTGACTCATACCGTTTCAACccgaaccatttcgacccgtatTATTTCAACTCGAACCGTTTTGACATGAACTGCTTTGACAtgaaccgtttcgacgtgaaCTGTTTCGACCTGAACAATTTCAACGCGAgccgtttcgacccataccgtttGGACGCGAACCGTTTGGATCCGAACTGCTTTGACGGGAACCCTTTCGAAAcgattattaatttattatattatattatactaggttagaaccccgtgtattacacaggttgaataaatataattttatatactaactaataaaatagttacatcttttaaaaactcgtgtattgcacGATTTGAATAAACACATGTATTACACGAATAATGTAATCCGTTAACACATTTAGTCATCAAGATGTGTTTTCTAACAAAATGAACTTTTaggtactatttacttattgtaaGAAATCACTTTATTTTTATTAGGTTAGAGAGTTGTGTATTACATGGTTTATAAcatttttactttgtttttttatttattattaggtttgAAACTTACGTATTACCTGATTTGGATAATCagcagaaaaaaaaaaagaaaagaaatagtttagtaaaaaatattaaatatacaagAGAAAAGCTggatattatgatttaatattattatttaattggaGTGTAAAACGGGATAATGGGGTCCTTAATTAGAAATAAGATTCTAAATATACCAcatgtataaaaaatatatatgttctacATGTATTGAATAAATCCTTTTAAAGAGACagttgattaaaataaatatttttattttaatatgtgattatcagttatccttgtccttatcatcaaaatataaaaacaattaaaactaccaattaaaaaaaaatctttatctttataaatatttaaaacactaatatattttttagattataataattaatatatgattataataattaatatattattaccagtatatttttattttaatatgtgatTATCAGTTATCCTTGTCCTTAAcatcaaaatataaaaacaattaaaactaccagttaaataaaatctttatcccaaattacgattttggcccctgtggttatatcacttttacccttttagcccaaaaagaattgtttaacatctgagccccaacgtcttttttttctaacctttttagcctctaacactaacctcatccattaaatattaggggccaaaagggttagaaaaaaagacgttagggacTAAAAgggtttagaaaaaaaaaagacattgaaggctcagatgttaaaaaattcttttttgggcttaaagggtaaaagtgatataaacacaggggccaaaaatcgtaatttactcttataaatatttaaaacactaatatattttttagattttaataattaatatatgattataataattaatatattattatcagttatctttatctttatcattaaaatctcttccaaaaaattaaattttaaatttaatattatcaataactGACTTTCtataataaatatttagaaaaataattaagACCGCCTCATAGAACGTCATCCCATTAGTTTATCTTATCGGTCAAATGTAAACTAAAAAAAGTATGTAATTATCTTATACAATAATGAGTTAtaacttatttttttattaaacctaaattacaacaataaattaagatataatttaactattatatataaatcaatttaatttaattcaaaagtatatatattattttaaattatcgGCAACTATACCTAACAATTTATTAGTATATACTTGTTAAATTATCATTAgctacattattattattattattattattattattattattattattattattattattattattattattaaacctAAATTACAACAATAAATTAAGATATAATTTAACTATTATATGTAAATcaatttaatttaattcaaaagtatatatattattttaaattatcgGCAACTATACCTAACAATTTATTAGTATATACTTTAAGTATGAAAAGGtaggaaattacaaatgtagacatCTTCAATAAATGACATAAGGtaggaaattacaaatgtagacatcttcaatgaatgacacgtgtccaaaatcaggtttcttttattatataatatagaagattatactatactatactatactatactatactatactatactatactatactatactatactatactatactatactatactatactatactatactatactatactatactatactatactatactatactatactatactatactatactatactatactatactatactatactatactatactatactatactatactatactatactatactatactatactatactatactatactatactatactatactatactatactatactatactatactatactatactatactatactatactatactatactatactatactatactatactactatactatactatactatactaacTATACTACACTAactactatactatactatactacactacactatactatactatactagactatactatactatactatactatactatactatactatactatactatactacactatactacactacactatactatactatactaactatactatactatactatactatactatactatactatactatactatactatactatactatactatactatactatactatactatactatactatactatactatactatactatactatactatactatactatactatactatactatactatactatactatactatactatactatactatactatactatactatactatactatactatactatactatactatactatactatactatactatactatactatactatactatatactatactatatactatatactatactatactatatactATAGACTAGACTATACTATACTATagactatactatactatactatactatactatagactatactatactatagactatactatactatactatatactatactatatacTATATACTATagactatactatactatatactATAGACTAGACTATACTATACTATagactatactatactatactatactatactatactatactatactatactatactatactatactatactatactatactatactatactatactatactatactatactatactatactatactatactatactatactatactatactatactatactatactatactatactatactatactatactatactatactatactatactataacTATCTACTTATCTATACTACTattactatactatactatactatactatactatactatactatatacaTATACTATACTATAACGACTATACTATACTATAACTATACTATAACTATGCTATTACTATAACTATACTATACATATATCTATactactatactatactatactatatactatactatactatactatactatactatactataatactatactatatactatactatactactactactatactatactatactatactaacTTCTATACACTATAGACTATACCTATACTTACATATAACTATAATACTATATACACTTATATACACTATACACTATACTATACTAACTACTATACACTATACTATATATACACTAATACACTATACACTATACACTATACTATACACTATATATCTACTATAACTATACACTATACACTATATAACACTACTATACAATACACTATACACTATACACTATACACTATACACTATACACTATACACTATACACTATACACTATACACTATACACTATACACTATACACTATACACtatacactacactacactacactacactacactacactataTAACAAGTTGAGAGATACAGAAATTTACAACTTATAAAGCATACTGTACAACAATATTAAGCACATATAGAGAGTTTAACGTACTACCAACGAGATACAAGTTACAGATAATGATGCACAAGCTTTTTTTAATCTCACAAAGCTGAAGATACAAATGTCTTGCATATCACATATTCACATGTTTAAGTAGATTTTTTCTTGGTTCGGCTTCACATTGAACAATAATAACTATACACATGTTTGTCATATGACATTTACATAACACTTCCACAGTGGGTAGGGGCGTCCATCACTCATCACTTACAACTTTCAATCAAGTCCGTCATGTCATCAagcattattccatcactagtaATGGACTTTAGTGGAAATGTCCATCACttgtgatggaattccatcactcacagccacttttttttttaaattttaaattataaattataaatttcatttaaattaATAACAATATTTCTAGAAATATTTTAGACTACAACTtaaaaataaacatataaaaaaCATACATAAAGAAAACCTACTCCTTGTCCGAATCAGAAAATTCCAAACCTAAAGAACCTACAAGTTcaattaaatcgtatctcaaccgaaagtgaatTTCTTCATCACGCAAGTCTTGTTGGACATTTTCGGGAACGGGAACTagtgtaggaggatccggcacccaatctggagatattgcacgtccgtcttaTTTGATtagcatattgtgcaatatgatacatgcatatacAATGCTATGTATGTTTTCTTATTCATCACACGAACCACACGAACCGGTTGGTTTAGTATGCTCCATCTACCCTTAAAAACACTAAAAgtcctctcaacatcttttcttgccgattcttgcaaccttttgaacgccttttctttaacctcgacaggaaatgaaggagctttcacaaaaaacagaccatgatgggtagataccatccacaagaagaAAGTCTCGTCTGTAATATCTTCCGTTAACAAAGAATGGACAGAAGGGTGCGGTACCATCTGTTACGGTTTAAAACAACGACGACGTGTGCaaaacattgatgtcgttgtttgaacctggaacaccaAAATAGGAATGCCaaaaccataaatcattcgacgtcACTGCTTCAAGTATGATTGTTGGTCTTTTGACGTCACCcctaacatacgcccctcgcaactctcttggacaatttctccattcgatatgtgtacaatcgatacTACCGAGCATCCttggaaaatgccatctagcctcatgtgcggcgtaaatacgtgagatgtcgtgtCTCGTCGGTTAACGTAAAAACTCTTTACCATACAATTTAATGACCGCGTTACAAAAAATTGCAAACATTTACGTGAAGTTCTGTCCAACATAGCTAAGTATTCATCAAATTCATCgggagggttacctgtcgctagttggcgaatggcggatgtgcatttttgtatcggcgtgaaactGCGTTTGCCATTTTAGTATCGTCGTAACGTTCTTGAAACCATTCTtcgcttgcttcgatgtctccaacaatctttaaaaataattcttttggtaaaccaaaccgatctctaaacgtttcggcattgtagaccagattctccacaaaataatcgttcattaaCCCTTCGTTGGCATATATACGATCATGATCCACCATTTTCTTCTTTGGGCGGCTCGAACTTGTTTCAAGTGCATTATACACCTTCTCGAAAAATTAAACCGTCTCATTGTCGGAAGACGTTTGTCTATCGCTATCGCTGTCCATCGAAAACTAATCCGTAGGAAATTCCATTTGTGAAATATGTAGAATGTGTGATATATATTTGTGTTTTGGTGTGGTGAAATGGTAGATTGTATAAATTTTGAAGAaagtgtgatatatatatatatatatatatatatatatatatatatatatatatatatatatatagatatatagattgtttacgttttttttttaattccaaATGGCTACATTCAAACAACAACGGTCAAAACAACGTTCCAATTTTCAAATCACAACGCGTGAAACATTTGACGCGTTTTGGGTTCCACGCGTTTTCAAAATGGGTGGCGGCGGTGTGCGTGATGGTTCCATGCGTGGTGGATGAGTTATCATGGGGCGCTCCGTCCCCCCTAAGAGTATCAAAATAAAAGATACATACAAGAACGAGCAACAAACTTATATGAGACTCAACGGAATCGTAAGAAGATCCAACATCCTAATCTTCCATGGATGATGAAAGATTCATCAATGCAACCACGATAGATCTCATGCGTGGCCTTCGTTGGGGATCCTCATGTGTGCAAGCTTTTGCGAGTTGAGCCATCTGCAACCGAGTTCACAAATATTACTGTTTTGAGTAAATCGAAAACAAAATCGTTATCTTTGTTTTTTCTTCACAATTTACCTTATGCACTGAATACAGAGGGTAGTTATCCTTCAGCCTAGGGTCAATCATTTTGACAAGGCCATCTTTTGGATGTGCCTGACTAAGAACTTCATCAAActgaaaattataaaacattGAACTCGTTAGTCATAAGCTAGTAAACCAACCATCGGCATCTTTCGAAAACCATAATCAGCTAATAACATAACTTAACTCACCAACGCAATAAGTCCCTTCGGTTCACCATCAGAACCATTTGCTCTAATTATGGCTTCTTTAGCTGAAATAAGTTCATAAAGTACAACACCAAATGCATACACATCTACCTTTGGAGAAACATCACCATATTGCGCATACCTGCATCCAATAATAAGAGCTTGAACGTTGACCCTAACCTCCCCACGAGGCCCAAAGAATGATATAGACCTCTaaacatgatttcaaaaacaGGCAACATGTAGGAACGGGTAAATTCTAGTGTAGGTCGAAACCGGCTAGTTTGACCCCCCAAACTACCTTTTTTTCCAttcttttaaacttttttttatgaACAAATAATGTGTTGAGGTATCACACATTATTTTGTTAGTTAAATATTATAATTAACAAGTTTGAGGTAGAACATTACTCAAATTGACCCATTCATAAGCAAATGGGTCAAATTCGCCACATTATTAAACGCCAACCATGACTATAATGTAGGATGATGTGATCCCACTTACAATTATTGGCATCAtggctgttttggtaaaaaaaaaaaaaagacatgcTAGCCGACTAGATGTACTAAAAGAAGAATATTTACTCTGGTGACATATATCCGAATGTACCCACAAGACGCGATCTACTTCCAACTTCAGTCAGCCTTGTTAAACCGAAATCTGCAACCTAATTGAAAATTCATGGCACTAATAAATGAAAACCACCATTGATATAAGAGTAAAGGGCCATATAAACTAACAAAAACAACTCATTATGATAGCATAAATGTATGCAAACCTTCCCATTAAAGTTCCTGTCAATCAGTATATTTGCAGATTTGATATCACAATGTATAAACACAGAGGCAGTATATTCATGGATATACTCAAGACCCCTTGCTGAATCAAGAGCAATTTGGACTCGGGTAGACCACGGTAGCGGGTCCCTTCCTGGAAATGAACATTAGAAAGAACATAAATCGTCTTTGTTTAAATTCATGCGGTATCAGAAATGAGTTTTTGTTTTCAAATATATCTGATCTGACCTGATCCATGTAAGTGTTGACTCAAGTTTCCATTTTCAATGTACTCATAGACCAAGAAAAGGGAACCCTCCACACAATATCCTATTAAACGCACCTGCATCACATATGGTCAAAGGGTAGGACTTCATATGTCATTTTGAAGACAATTAAGCGGTGGCAATGTGATGAGGGGAGTTAGCACACTCATATTTGGAACcgctaaacttaaaaaaaaaaaaaaaaacataactttACTTATGTTTGGAGTTACAAGGCCATAGATAACGAACGAAAAAGTGTCAACAGGCCGGATTTCATCATCAGGAGCTCCGACTTTGACTTTCAAATTTGATTGTGAAAACACGTTAATCAATAATTTATGCTTGATGTTTGTTAGTTTTTTCATTTGCAATACGTCAATTTTTCCGTTAAGTATTCTCTTTTATATTTGCGCTCCCACTCCGTTTTCCTGTGAACTAATTCACTCATAAATGAGTTGATAGGGCTATATTTTATCTATAACAAATGAGTCAAATGAATACACAGGTTGAAAACAACGTTAAAGGAACGGATCAAAACTGACCAAATCCATTTTAAACGGATAAGTTGAAAAATTGTATTAGTATTTCAATAATCTAGTTTTATATAATCGTAgtgaataatattaattatttgtaaaatacaagaaaagggggACAAAAAACTGCATTTAACCCATCTGAACCACCCGACCGCCCTTTTGCCACCTCTAGACACCATACATCAACTCAAGTTAAAAGTTAACACCTCTTACCAGGTTTAGGTGATGAACATGAGTTAAAACCTTTAGTTCAGCTAGAAATTCTTTTGACGCTTCTTGATAGCAACTTTCTACACGAGTGCTTACATgttagaaaaataaaacaaaatgccAGATATACATAAAAAAGTACACACACAAAAATACGATAATTATTGGTTCTGAAATGAACATGCCCCCTATATACAAATTCATATCATATGGGTGTGCTATGATGTACACTAAAATTGAGATCAGTTCTCTGGAGTGTGCTATAGATCATTTTTTCCTATAGTAGAGGTGGCATAATGGTTAGGTCAAGACGAGTAACCATTTTACGTGTTGAAACAGATTGGATCAGTGTGTTAAATATTTAACTTTTCTATAATTGTTTAATTACTGTGTTCAATATGATTACAGAAACTATTTATGTTAATAATAATCTAATATGGACAGTTACAGATAAAACAAACGTGaactaattttttttaacggTTAATTTTTCCCCTTCAATACTTGCACCTCCCCACAAGAGATAATTCCTCTTGACCAATAAGCTATAGCCTAAGTGGCATAACGTGAACTATTAAATGTACTTCTACCTCTAGATCCTATCACATGCATGAAGCAACAGAGTAAAATAAAAGTCCTAGTTCCAAACCTCCCCTCTGAGCTCTGCATAATAAACAACACCAAAACCACCTTGACCAATCTTGTTACCAAGACTGAAGTCATTTGTAGCTTTTGAAAGCTCTTCATATGAAAACTCCACCGCTTTGTCAATTGTTATACCTACAAGCCCTGCAGCAAGTGCACCCCTAGACTCTGAACCTGAAATCGAAGAACCCTTGCAGGCTAAGTTTGAAAGAGAAGGCGAAACAATGATAACCAATAAAGATGCAAAAAAGCATACAAGGCTACGAGGTGAAGGCACATTGCACGTTCC encodes the following:
- the LOC110914216 gene encoding chitin elicitor receptor kinase 1-like, translating into MSHARCLYNGVYRMKTEISAAMLRNGQVQLTPVQGITVDRAVEFSYEELSKATNDFSLDNKIGQGGFGSVYYAELRGEKAAIKKMDMQASKEFLAELKVLTHVHHLNLVRLIGYCVEGSLFLVYEYIENGNLSQHLHGSGRDPLPWSTRVQIALDSARGLEYIHEYTASVFIHCDIKSANILIDRNFNGKVADFGLTRLTEVGSRSRLVGTFGYMSPEYAQYGDVSPKVDVYAFGVVLYELISAKEAIIRANGSDGEPKGLIALFDEVLSQAHPKDGLVKMIDPRLKDNYPLYSVHKMAQLAKACTHEDPQRRPRMRSIVVALMNLSSSMED